A segment of the Polyodon spathula isolate WHYD16114869_AA chromosome 1, ASM1765450v1, whole genome shotgun sequence genome:
CATTCCATTGCTACTTGATTCAATAATTCACCAAGGAGCAGTTgtttaataacaatacatatttgtttCCATTAGTCCAATATACAAATCAACAATAACATGTTAAGCAAAATAAACTCTTGTGCATAATCACTGACACCCATTAAGCGTATCATTACCTGTGTTTTGTACAACCTCCTTTGAAGCTATATAGTTTCTAGTATGTACTAGTGTGGGGCATATCTTTTGCCTCTCTAAACAGATACCTTGAGGCTGCTTTGCAAATAAAGCCCCAGCCTAATGTATAAAAATAGGGTTCTGAATGGGATTCGCTTGAACTTGTATTTCAGCAAACTAAAAATGTAAAGGTACagtactataatatataatattgtataatattaagGCATATCTAGGTATAATTATTTCATaaagtatataattatatatatatatatatatatatatatatatatatatatatatatatatatatatatttatatttttttttttttttttttttttttattattattattattttaccatgtTGTTGTCCTTTGTGAGCTACCTTGCGTATTTTCaattttgtgatttattaaacTTTGCACTTCTTcactgggaatttttttttttttttttgagttggtGAATTTGATCCGCCACTGAATAGAGCGTTGCCATTCCAGTGAGAGACACCTGCTGGTGAGAGGGGGTACTGCAACCCAGCTGCAATTACAGCTCTTATTAGCTATGCATGAGGTCAGCTCAGTTGTGCAGACAGGGTGACTCCTGGCACACATTCAAACATGCTGTTCATTATTGTAAACCTTATTCCTTCAGCTTCGTGGCCAGGACAGAGATGTAGTTTCGCTGGGGTGTGTTAGAAAACTGTACTGACTATAAATATCTTGAAATTCGGTTTGGACCAGAAAACGGGTCCTGCTTGAACAAATgtgatctattattattattattattattattatactgtatcctgcttttaaaaaagtaatatattaccttttacaaaataaaataacagaaaaaataaataaataaataacaaaagataGCACAAGAATAGGCCTACATAAAGTGTTCAAAATAAGCACATTTATAAAACGATGCCCGGACGGGCTTTAAAAGTGGGCGTCTTTTGGCTCGTCacttatttttggtttttaaggGCGTGTAGATATCTCGTCCACACTTGTGATTTGCTGGGCGCCGGGTGCTGAAAGTTTGCCAAGCAAACGCAGCACTTTTAAACGCCTCGCGAAATTTGAGTTCTCTGGTGTGCAGTACAGCGCCGTATGAGTGACTAGCAGGCGGCGTTCTGACTGATCTCACCAACAGGGGCTTCTGTGTAAGCTGAGGCTAAATAAACACAGATGGATCTCCGTGCACATCCACAAAAATGCTGCCAATGCGGCAGGGATTTCAAATGACACTCTGAATCTACTGgaaccacacgcacacacacatacatcccCACTGCAGGCAAGGCAAAGGACTCAAAATATACCAGCCGCCGCAGCAGCTGTCCTGCAACGTAAAGAGCacaaactttttttcagttttttacagggactttacaaaacaaaacaaaacaaaaatgaaggacCCTCAAATTATAAGTGAAGGAGACTGGAAAACCCTGTGTGCTAAGGAGATCCACGGGGTCaggaagatgaaaaaaaaaagcagggatGCGTTGAAACATTCAAACAGcgttaaaagttttagacaggacCCAAAAATGGATGAGGATTTGTTAAGTGGTCTAAAAGAAACGAACGGTCGAAACTTGCATCACAAAACTCTGCAGGAGAGGGCTTTTGCTGCACCTTCAAATGGCATAGATAATATAATCGACTTGAGGAGAAACCCGAGCACTTTCATTGATATGAGGACTACAAGTTTACCCGCTTTGACAGGACAgatggctgctgctgctgccgtcgccgcTTCTGTATCAGCTGTGTCGCCAGCGAAAGAACCATTTCCCAGATCGGTACAAGTCACCGAGTTTGAACATCAGCACTCTTTCCAGTCGAGGATCGTATTGTGTCAGCGTCCTCCACAAAGCCCGTACTCTTCTGCCTCACAGGAATCGTACATACATAATAATAGCGACCCCACCGCATCGCCTAGGAAACGGCTGGGTGAAACTGCTGGCGTCGCTACTGAGATCAAAGCTATTCAGCAGACAAGGAGGCTGCTGGCTAATGCGCGAGAGAGGACCCGAGTGCATACCATCAGTGCCGCCTTTGAGGCTCTTAGAAAACAGGTATTATTATTCACTGCAATGGGCATGTTACTCTGGCGTGACTCGGGGGCTATCATTTAAagtatgtttgttttacatatttggGTTGTTAAAATGACAGTTTAAATAGCCCCTTGTTTACTGTACCCCGGTGCTACTCCCCTGGTTAGTGACATTTAATGAGTGTCTTACATCACACATCAACTACAAGTTAAGGTAATTTACCCGTTAGATGCAGAACCACAAAAACGAGATGAATCTCTAATTTCAGCACCACTGTTTTTGTTAGTAACCAGCAAAATTCCTGCATGTAGGAAACAGTTTATGACAGCTGTCCAGCTGTCACTGTTTTAGGTCAACAGAAGATTTAGATATGCCTATAGATTATGATTGTATCAAATACGTTttcagaaagggggggggggggtaactatAATGAAAATGTTCAAAGCAAGTAATGAGACAGTGAAGATCCAACATGAGTCCAAAGGTTCTATCCTGAGCCAACCTCCTCTCCCTGTGGGACTCAAATATTTCAACTCCCAGTGCAAAAATAAGACCTGCAAATTCCAAGAGGAAACAATCCAACAAGACTTAACCTTTGgtgatttataatttttttttttttaaattaactgttaTTGGCTGAAGTCATTGAAAGGCAAATACAGACACTATACTGTGTTAATAGTATTACTGTTCGTGTAAAATCCACTCTCAAGTCGATTCTTACTTATGATAGTATTGCTCGACAGTATGCTTTTCAAAACTGATCTTCTGCCGTGTGTTCTGGGTGAATATTAACTCACAGTAGTAAGGTTGTCAGTGGACCCTGATGTATCCAATGTGGAAATGTCCAGCCCCATCTGCTTTTCAGTAGTGCTTGCTGTTTGAAGACACTGCCTACTGCACAGACAGGAGACAAGGTGGACTCTATATGCATACTCATTGATAATAGTGTAGTGCGATATGTCTAAATAAAACAGGACGATCTTTCTGGACATAAAATCTTTCAATTACcatgattgttttctttttctttccctttAAAGTTTGTCAATGAAACGTTCCAGTTTGATGGGTTTGAAGAAAAAGGGCTCTGTGTGTCCTCTGTACAGTTCTTATTCAGTTCTTCTGTGTCCTTTTGGAGAAACTATAGTACATCTTTGATGTCTATTTTCTTACTGGATTTCAGAAGGAATCCATCAGAATGTTATCAGCTGGCATTGAGCAGACCTATAATGGCACCTCCAATACAGAAGTGAAGGTCGTCTTCATGTCtaaaccagcagccctgcacaaTCCATTTCTTACTCCTTTCTTTAGGGATTTGCAGGGAAAGTGGTGACATTGGTCAGACACTTTTGAATACAAGTAACAAGCATGTGCTTCACTTCATTACGTGATTTCCATAGTTGTGatgctttgcatttattttgcttaCAAAAGCTTGCATATCAGATGGGTTGCTTTACGGAAACCCCAAAAGTAACCCTTtagatatatctttttttgtacATGAACTCCGTGGACTGTAGGTTGGTTGACTGGCTGACCAGCTTTCCTACTTGTTGACAATGACACATTTATCCATTTGGCTTTTAACTACCCTAAAGCACAACATTTTAGTTTTAGCTCTAAAATGGATAGACATCTTATTACATCATGCACTTGGGGAGAGAGATTGAAGGAGATTTATTAAAAGTGAACCAAACTCATAAAGCATTTGCAGTATGTAAAATAGCTGTAATGTACTGTTACTGTACAGCATATTTAGGCTTATTTTATTGTATAGGGGAACCTAACACGTATTATTGTTCTTCTAATCTGTTTTTCTATGTCTTTAAAAAAGGAACTGTGTCTTTTGTTCTTTCCTTTTGTTCAGGTTCCTTGTTATTCCTACGGTCAGAAACTGTCCAAACTGGCCATTCTGAGAATAGCCTGTAACTACATCCTCTCCTTAGCCCAGCTCGCTGATCTCGACTACACTTCAGATCACAGCAATACAAGCTTCTCAGAATGTGTGGAGCAGTGCACGAGAACCCTGCAGGCAGAGGGCAGGTCCAAGAAAAGAAAGGTATGGGTTTGTACACATGAGGATTCAGGGTGGCTCTAAAGAAAGGTATGGGTTTATACACATGAGGATTCAGGGTGGCTCTAAAGAAAGGTATGGGTTTGTACACATGAGGATTCAGGGTGGCTCTAAAGAAAGGTATGGGTTTGTACACATGAGGATTCAGGGTGGCTCTAAAGAAAGGTATGGGTTTGTACACATGAGGATTCAGGGTGGCTCTAAAGAAAGGTATGGGTTTGTACACATGAGGATTCAGGGTGGCTCTAAAGAAAGGTATGGGTTTATACACATGAGGATTCAGGGTGGCTCTAAAGAAAGGTATGGGTTTGTACACATGAGGATTCAGGGTGGCTCTAAAGAAAGGTATGGGTTTGTACACATGAGGATTCAGGGTGGCTCTAAAGAAAGGTATGGGTTTATACACATGAGGATTCAGGGTGGCTCTAAAGAAAGGTATGGGTTTGTACACATGAGGATTCAGGGTGGCTCTAAAGAAAGGTATGGGTTTATACACATGAGGATTCAGGGTGGCTCTAAAGAAAGGTATGGGTTTATACACATGAGGATTCAGGGTGGCTCTAAAGAAAGGTATGGGTTTATACACATGAGGATTCAGGGTGGCTCTAAAGAAAGGTATGGGTTTATACACATGAGGATTCAGGGTGACTCTAAAGGTATGGGTTTATACACATGAGGATTCAGAGTGGGTCTAAAAGAAATGATGATTCAGGGTGGCTCTCTCCTTTGCTCCCCTCTAAGAAAACTACTGACATTAACTGCTCAATATGGACACCATTTGTGACAACAAATacttcaatttcagtttttgttgccCATCATATATAAGGATTCACTGCTGTATATGAAcagttatttctattttatttagtaaGTAAACCATCATGTTTTCCATGTTGACTTGTTAAATGAATGGAAGGTCGTTCTTACTCACAGACCAAGTTTCCACTCTTTTTAAAGTACACAATAAATATCCTATCAGTGCAAATATTTGCTTTGTAATAGTGCTTGGTGTGAACTAGTAGGGCAGTTGAAGTAAGGCAGTCCATAAGTCTACAGCTAAGATCTTATAAACCAGTCCTTTCTGTTAATACATTTTCACTGGAGACAAAAGCTTCCTCCTGCATGTAAGAAACAGAGTAAAGCAAGGCAGTGTGAGTGTGCTGATGTACCAGTCTCAGCTGATGACAGCATCATTCTGCAGTCAGCATTATCAGCATCAATACCAGTACCTCTTAACAATCATagtggggtctattcagttgatctaaatggACCCTTACATGTTTGTGTATAACAAAGTTTGTGGTGGATGGGCGCAGTACTATAGTTAAAAATGAGTTTATTTCAAACAGGCATTATTACTGCAAGCAGCAAATACATTCCTTTAGGTTACTTCACAAAGATCCAATTAAGTGAAGTCATCAAGTATCTTTAGAAAAGAAACTCGGTGTTCAGCCAGCTTTCTTACGAAAAGAAAGTGTCATGGGCAAATAAAAGGGGAGATTTATGTCTTTGTGTAGCGTTTTATGACAATGGGAGTCCTGTAAACTTGAACTGAACTTCCCACAGCATTCTCCTGGATCCAGATGTCATGGCTTACAATCAATCATTGGAGTTTTTAATGGACGAGTAAGACTCTGACTAGAAGAGGTTTCATCTTTACATTAACGCCACTAACACTATTACAACTAACATTGACTGCTGTTACTGCTGCTAGCTGTTTTTCTTCAAAtctttaattgaattattttttaaattactcaattaaatgtattacacCTGTAAGTATTTTGGTCAAGTAAAACGTAAAATAGAAGAATTGTATACCTCGTCTATTTGCAATGCAGCTACAAATGCATACAATGCAATCACCCTATTATTACTACGATTAGTCATAGCAGTTGTAGCAAACACATTTCTAACACCTTTTTAATATAATACTAGGGCAAAATGATGACGGAAACCACAGTTGCCAGTTTACACCATAAGAAAATGATAAGTTGCGGCATTACAGGGTGCAAGGAGGTATGCATATAGGGGGTGGTAATGCTTTGAATGTAGATTTGTTGGCCTCAGTCAGACGTGGCTTCAGTTAGTGGTGTGATACTGTAAAGAGTAATGAGTGACAAGCAGTGGGCAAATTTCACTTTTTAGTAATAACTGTGTGTAACCAGATGTGACTGCATGGTACGTGATGTTACAGTGGCACTGTTTATTACACTATATAATCCAGTAGGAAGCTCATTTTGGTTCTTACTGAGTACAGATGTTTGCTGCTgccacacattattattattattattattattattattattattattattattattattattattattattattattattatttttggaccCTCATTTGTCGTTTGTTGTTTGGTTTGATGATGCACAAAGTTCAGCTCAGCagaaatacagtaataaacaaaCCGTTACCTATAAATCACATTTTACAATGTAAAGTGAAATGTAATCTTACTGTGTAAAAAGAATGCAGATCATTAATCtttgttaaactatttaaaaatcaTGACATACAGACCAGATGTTCCCAAACACACAGTCCTGTTTTCCTTAAAAAGAACATATTTCCTTATATATTTTCTGTTGCTATAGTTTAGTGTTGTGAATACATTGCTGCATTTGGCAATTCCAGGATCTAGACGTTTATAtgactgtaataaaaaataaaaaagggtaaaTATTTGTCAGAACAGTATTTGCTATTGTTTATTATATTCAGTATCAGTGTTAATGTAAGCTATTTCAAAAGGAAGTCAGCACATCAGATTCATTTCTGGCACTCTCATAATCCAGATGTTCAGAGTTCTAAAtctgaactttttattttttttttactcctttaaataataatacagtaataatttaaaaatgcatctgCAAAATTAGCCGATTGTTGTTGGCTGATTTTGTCAGCTGTAGATTTTCAAACTACAGATTAATTTCTTTGAGGAATAAAGTTAACAAACTTCAAACTCTAACCATCTGGCCTACATCCAGGTGTTCTGCCAGCTGTGCAGTCGACTCATCTGGCGTTCCATTGTCCTCCCTTTAAGAGACTGTTTCCTGTTTTCTATAAGCCGTCATTCAGATACGGGATGCTGTTCCATTAGgcattgttttaaaagctgattttgtTAAGTTAACTCGTTGATGCCCGAACTATGAAAAAAATCAGATATAAGTGATCTGACCGTAATGGAGGTTTGTCatgttaactttttatttattttttctaatgacCTGATGGTGTTTTCATGTCTTTTTGCAATTTAACCTAAAATGCATTCTAGatggacaaaaatatatatattgttctgaaaaaaacaactgtaatcGAATGATCACTGCGCACACGTGCtttaaaacgtgttttttttttttttttaataataataataataataataataataataataataataataataataataatatttaataaaataaagtgaccACGTGTGGAACTCTGTGCAGagtgtccccagaacctttcTTGGGACTCTCATTTCGCAAAtgtggagaattactgaacagtcaacgTTTATATTTGCAACCAGAGAATTGCGGGTGGGTTTATTCACTGTCTGTTGCTGAACCGAACTGGcggctgtcctcgtctgaatcgtcactctcgccgcCCGAAGAGGTTAGATTACTGTAGTGTAACAATAACAGCTCACACAGGTAccatttgtattgtgttggaacCGTATATTTGCTTGCAAACGGCTTTTCTTCGTGTGTAGCTATAGGCGACAGTTGTGGAaatcaaaaaatgtattaacattgaTAGCTGAATACTGCATAAAtcgtttaaaacaattacaaaaaaagaatcacgtcctcatttaattttacttattttaaaaataatctaaataagCTGCCAAAAGCAGCaggataaatctcattttaatttgGTGACCCTTTAGTTTTAATTCTGTGTTAAATGTTtagtatattttatcctgcagagTTTAAGAAAAATAGACAAAGATTAATGTCATCTGTTGCATAGGTGAGATAAGGctatataaagtattttattttatcacagCTATTAGCTTAATAGAAAAACAGCATATTTCCTTTTTAACCTGCTTTATGCTTATTAAGAAAGATTAAATATTATTCCTTTCATAAGTAAATAAGtgacaacatttaatttgatcagaaGAGAAAAGGCGCTGATAAGAGGGCTTCATTTATTGTACAGTCAAAAGATatgtaacacatttcatcacctttaatagtaatagtttaatagtagaaagtagCTGGGTAAAATTCCAAGTATCTGTTAATGGCACACTAATGATCCAGGCAGAAACTGCACTAGAAGAAAAAtgtacagaacaaataccatggcatattaaaaatagattctatgaagtaaagtaatgttttcatacaggaagggcctggtttgcagattggacactggaggatagcatagagctagagagagagaagaagatgcagtttcttaggcagaaaagggactagatttgcagcagtaatcagtaATAGAATGGATTCTCAGagtttgatattattgaattgctgctgtgtaatgtaataactatacttgttgtgtagaaatgaaattacaaagacagtaggatcatttattcacaaaaaaagtttttgaaagtagAAGATTCCGCTCCTAATATCATCATGAGTTTCTGCATTCACTTtaaatatgatattagatcaaacactgccaaagtgaaaataaaaaccatacacTTCCCTGTAGCTTGGatgttggaagttattcacaatatttccatactgtcccagctTAAGGActttaaaaatctggtcaccttagtCATCATTATACAAAACAGTATGTGTTTTTCCACCACGCTTGTTACGAATGTGTTCCAGCATTGCTCAGTATGTCCAGCActttaataaaaggaaaaacatgATTTCTAAAATGCGCTTTTATCTCTGCTATTGCATCCCATGGCAAAGGAAAGCGAGATTTGACACAAAAAGGTATTTGGTTGAATTTCAAAATGGGTAGATGAATCAGtcgatgtgtttgtttttttagtcgcaatataaatataattattgcGTGCGGCGCCTTCTGCACCGTTCTAGACGTCAAGATGTTAAGCCTAGTGATTTGTATGCTAACGTGTGTGTGTACGTGTCGTCGTTGTTTCTTCGTATTAATTTGCCTGTATCGTAGCCAGTGTGTTATCCTAGTGTAAGCTGCTTCAGTAGGAAgctagctgatttttttttttttttttcgctctgGCAGTCCCAGACTCCAGATGTTCAGAGCTCTAGTTGGGAAGTCCTGCTGGCGCCACTTAGGGCAGAGGGCAAGGGAAAGGCACGCGAGCTGGAACCCAAAGCACTCACTCACCGCAGGACTTGGCACATTCCCCAGCTCGCGCTGGCACATTCCCCAGCTCTCCCTTGGCCATCTGttccaaaaaaacactttgaaataaaaaaaagcactcaTCATCACTCAGGATACAACACGGAGAGCAGCTGTTATAGAGGCGGGGGTGGGCGGGCATGAAAAAATCTCTTTGTTACTTTATAGCGGGTCTGAAAGTCTTgctgaagaaaatgaaaaggttgtTACAAGAGGTGgctcattaaaaatgttttgaatgacAGTCCTTATGTAGCCCcttgattatttaaaatgaatcagtTGTAGAGTTAAGCACATTAGTTTGTTTCTCGATGTTATTCATTAATTATATAGTTTAAATGGTTATTAGCagtactattgttattattagtagtagtggtaCATTTGAGTTTTTGTGTGAGTAAGCAAGCCAGAACTACAGCTGTAAAGGTAAGATTGTGTAACCTGGTCTCACAAGGGAAACGTTAACACAGTGACCTCTTGCTGAGGCTCTGGAAAAGTTACCCAGTTAACGTTTTGCTGGATCTACCGCCATGCTTTGCGGCTACGTTACCGCAGAACAACAAATCTGTGTCTGTTAAGTCACCATCCTGTACTGGATTTGTTTCAAACAcagattatttgttttattttaaccctttcagtactATATTGTTTTGAAacgatcattaaaaaaaaaaaaaaacacacacacacacaaatatatatattatatatatatatatatatatatatatatatatatatatatatatatatatatatatatatatatatatataatatagactataatatatatatatatatatatatatatatataatatatataatatatataatatatatataataacatatatatatatatatatttaggtttggtaatatatatatacaacaatcGTTGTCAAGCGCCTAGAAACTAAAACTTCAAACTAacactgtttaaatgtgttcCAAGCCCTCGGCAAGACGTTTTCCTTGAGAGACCAGGTTGGATTGTGAGGTAGTCTATCTCTTCATACAGTTTACAAATTGATGAAACGCTGATCTCTTTCTTTGGCGGTTAACCGCTCATATCGATTACTAAACATATCCTGCTTTCACATCTCTACCTGCTCAACTTCATAACGTGTCTGttgcttttattgttctttttatcgctcattccttgttttttttctttaggtgTTTTAACTTtatagttacagttttgttttactgCTGTCTGGATTTTgtgatcttcttcttcttcttcttcttcttcttcttcttcttcttcttcttcttcttcttcttcttcttcattattattattaatattatttttatttatttattagcagacacccttataattgttacaaagtatcattacaaaatatcacaatacacaaTATAACATTACAGATAACAGcggttataaaatacaataaaatcagtagtaaataagagcaaattcaattgggagccatatagtccagtatagtgggaagttgtgaggtttacagagcaggtgtgtcttgaggaggcgccggaaggtggtcagggctgagcagtcctgatatccatgggtaggtcattccaccaccgaggggcaagggtggagatagagggggctctggaagcaggggagaggaggggggtacagctaatctgccagtggcaGGGGCGATAGGGGTGTAGCGATTTGGAGCCAGTGGAGGCAGTGGAGCAGCAGAATAGCGTGGGAGAAGTTAGTCCACTAGCTCCTGTATGaatcaattttttaatttttttttttttgtcttcaaagttttggcagggcaacttctcgaactccatagcgttcacacacactgttttgaaatttctaaaaattaaatacaaaatcgTGACCGAATGGGGATTTACATTAATGTAGTTACATAATATATCATAACCAGAAGCAATTTACAGGTAAGAGCTGAGTCCATTCCATAAGAACAGGTCAAATGCTTGATTTGTGCTGAACACCTGCATGGCATCTTCTTAGCAGCTGCTTCAGCCCAGCTGGTAGAACTTGCTGTGTACACTCTGTCAGTCTGCTACAAGGTTACGGGGTGCTAAGGGAATTGCCTGCATGTTCATGTTCTGCATACGTAATGGGAACGTAGCTCTTATGGTGGTTACATTTTCAGGGGCCACATGCTTTACAATCCTACAGCattcttggggggaaaaaagggggCCCTGAAAAACTATccaagccatgtttttttttttttttttttttttacttcacagaACACACTACCACGGCCCCAGGAGAACTTGTTCTCACAGGTCTGCCTGTGCACCTAAACTCTGCACTAAACGTCCCCTGCAGTTCAGTCTGAGCCTCAAACAGACAGTTAAGAGACATAAAACTAGTTCCACACATTCAAACCCAGGGAATCCAAAAGTGAAAGTCTGAGAGTATACTGGACTAGCCCCCTTCCTGTTGCTCCATCCCTGAACGGGTGACTCATTCCCCAAACCTTTtatacaaaatgttgtttttttcagcccTTGGCAAGTATATAGGCTACATAAAAAGTTCCCAAATCCTTTTACTTGTCAGTGCTGATTATCTTGCAACCTCAGTAGCTCCCGTAATATATTTCTATACTTCCAAACTTACTTTTTAAACTAATGCGTAACATCTTGGTGTAAAAGCTGCTACTGTTATTCAAACTCTTAAACCAGCTCTTTGATCTGTGATCATATCTGCTGGTGTCTGCTGCTGGCAGAGTTTCATTTGAACATGATAAAGGGAAAATAAGTTGTGATTTGACGTGCATTTTTCCTCCAGAAAACTAGCACTTCCTCCCATGGAAACTGGGGTAATAAAATAGCCATCTTCATTCTGCCCTCTAGAATTGGCAGCTGCTCATAGCTGCACAGAAGCAAAGAGCTACCAACAGCAGTAATAGGAGGTTGATTAATAGTTTGTCAAAGTTCAGCATGGCGGGCAGCTTTTTGTCAATGTCAGTCATGGGCAATGAATGGGTGAGGATTAAATGGGTGTGCATTGGAATGTTAACTGtattactaatatataatatatatatatatatcttatatatatatatatatagatatatatatatatcgtatatatacgATGTGTTCCatctgtgtgtgtaatatttctaacataaatgatttattttatttgtaggaGTAGCACGAATGAAGACAGCAAGTCTATGGAACTTCAAACAGAGAACTGGGTCCCGGCCAACCTTGGCAACAACTGTTATTTTCATGAAATCTACTGAAGACTTTGTTTAAATTTACACAAGACAGCACTATGCAGAGACCTTCTTCGCAAACTGAAACCCTGTTAACTATAAGAAGACTGGTTCATTTTGCAGAAAAGAAAGCTATATTTAGCAGACAGTTTTATGACAGcactttcctttttctttcttttagtgtTTGCTTGTTGCTAAGCTATAGGAACAGGACCTGGACGTTTGTGTTGCAGACAGTCTTGTTTTGTATACTCTTTTAATAGCTCTTACAACAGCTTTTAATAAAGGGAATTATCCTGCAGAGAAGTGTTATATAGATCTACCGAAGGACATTTTACAGCTGACAGTTTTATTGTCCTTAATTTA
Coding sequences within it:
- the LOC121325700 gene encoding protein atonal homolog 8-like translates to MKDPQIISEGDWKTLCAKEIHGVRKMKKKSRDALKHSNSVKSFRQDPKMDEDLLSGLKETNGRNLHHKTLQERAFAAPSNGIDNIIDLRRNPSTFIDMRTTSLPALTGQMAAAAAVAASVSAVSPAKEPFPRSVQVTEFEHQHSFQSRIVLCQRPPQSPYSSASQESYIHNNSDPTASPRKRLGETAGVATEIKAIQQTRRLLANARERTRVHTISAAFEALRKQVPCYSYGQKLSKLAILRIACNYILSLAQLADLDYTSDHSNTSFSECVEQCTRTLQAEGRSKKRKE